A genome region from Pseudanabaena sp. Chao 1811 includes the following:
- a CDS encoding sulfurtransferase: MPNPHVVSANWLQEHLHDPQMVVVDCRFSLMDIALGRKQYQESHIEGAYYLDLNLDLSSPVQKHGGRHPLPEFEQLATKLSQIGVTSETTVVAYDDSRFAFASRLWWLLRYMGHERVALLDGGFAGWKAQNYATSSEIPHPRIGKFIPQLQTEWVVDIETVKARKDLPEVVLVDSREGDRYRGEREPIDPIAGHIEGAVNYPWMEVTNEQGFVVANQSDRWRSVKNAEEVIVYCGSGVTACVNLLSLKLAGIETGKLYAGSWSDWCSYLDPI, encoded by the coding sequence ATGCCTAATCCTCACGTTGTTTCCGCTAACTGGCTACAGGAACATCTCCATGATCCGCAGATGGTCGTGGTTGATTGTCGCTTTTCGTTAATGGATATAGCTCTTGGGCGTAAGCAATATCAAGAGAGTCATATTGAAGGAGCCTATTATCTCGATCTCAATCTTGATTTATCTAGTCCTGTCCAAAAACATGGTGGTAGACATCCTTTGCCAGAGTTCGAGCAGCTAGCCACAAAGCTATCGCAAATCGGCGTAACCAGTGAAACAACCGTGGTTGCCTATGATGATTCGCGATTTGCTTTTGCCTCAAGGTTATGGTGGCTATTGCGCTATATGGGACATGAGCGAGTAGCCCTTCTCGATGGCGGTTTTGCAGGTTGGAAAGCCCAAAATTATGCAACTAGTTCGGAAATTCCTCATCCTAGAATTGGGAAGTTTATCCCCCAATTACAAACGGAATGGGTAGTGGATATCGAAACAGTGAAAGCGCGTAAGGATTTACCAGAAGTGGTTTTAGTCGATTCGCGAGAAGGCGATCGCTATCGGGGTGAACGCGAACCTATCGATCCGATCGCAGGTCATATCGAAGGCGCAGTTAACTATCCTTGGATGGAAGTTACTAATGAGCAGGGTTTTGTGGTGGCGAATCAAAGCGATCGCTGGCGGTCAGTAAAAAATGCTGAAGAAGTGATTGTGTATTGCGGTTCGGGTGTAACTGCTTGCGTGAATTTATTATCGTTGAAATTAGCGGGAATTGAGACTGGTAAACTCTATGCAGGTAGTTGGAGCGATTGGTGTTCGTATTTAGACCCCATTTAA
- a CDS encoding ABC transporter ATP-binding protein, whose translation MIRLENIRKAYRLGEVDVPVLKGIDLEIQSGEYAAIMGMSGSGKSTLMNIIGCLDRPTKGKYYLEDRELTTYNDDELAYIRNRRIGFVFQQFNLLARSTALENVMLPMIYSNIPKEKRRRLAVEALTKVGLSDRMANRPNQLSGGQQQRVAIARALANRPALILADEPTGALDTHTSHEVMNLLADLNEQGITIVLVTHEPDVAERTRRIIRIQDGLISK comes from the coding sequence ATGATTCGTTTAGAAAATATCCGCAAAGCCTACCGACTCGGTGAAGTTGATGTTCCCGTTCTTAAAGGTATTGATTTAGAGATTCAATCTGGGGAATATGCCGCAATTATGGGGATGTCAGGCTCAGGCAAATCCACCCTCATGAATATCATCGGCTGTCTCGATCGCCCAACCAAAGGGAAATATTATCTCGAAGATCGGGAATTAACTACCTATAACGATGATGAACTCGCCTATATTCGCAATCGTCGCATTGGATTTGTGTTTCAGCAATTTAATCTGCTAGCCCGTTCAACTGCCCTTGAGAACGTGATGCTGCCGATGATTTATTCCAATATTCCCAAGGAAAAGCGTCGTCGTCTGGCTGTCGAAGCCTTAACGAAAGTGGGACTTAGCGATCGCATGGCAAATCGTCCCAATCAACTATCTGGCGGACAACAGCAACGGGTCGCGATCGCCCGTGCCTTAGCCAATCGACCAGCCTTAATCCTTGCCGATGAGCCAACAGGAGCCTTAGATACGCATACTTCCCATGAGGTGATGAATTTGCTTGCTGACTTAAATGAGCAGGGGATTACGATTGTGTTAGTTACCCATGAGCCAGATGTCGCTGAGAGAACTCGCCGCATTATTCGCATTCAAGATGGGTTGATTTCTAAATAA
- a CDS encoding Rpn family recombination-promoting nuclease/putative transposase codes for MVARYFNPYTDFGFKKLFGEEGSKDLLIDFLNQLLPIHHQIQQLTFKNSENLSDTISERKAIFDIYCESKTGDKFIVEMQKAKIKHFKDRALFYSTFPIREQSEKGDWNFYLLPIYFIAILDFEYDEHTTPKFRRDVCLKDQDGDVFFDKLNFKFLQMPLFNKQENELVTHFDKWLYFLKNLESFNHIPAILNEPIFQKGFEIAEISHLDLEQYEQYKKSLVQYLEVKNVFDTAFEEGEKVGIEKGIEKGIEKGIEKVAKALKEQNVAIEIIAESTGLSYEVISRI; via the coding sequence ATGGTAGCGAGATACTTTAATCCTTATACTGATTTTGGCTTTAAGAAACTGTTCGGCGAAGAAGGCAGTAAAGATTTGCTCATCGATTTTCTTAATCAACTTTTACCGATACATCATCAAATCCAACAATTAACATTTAAAAATTCTGAAAATCTCTCCGACACCATATCGGAACGTAAAGCTATTTTTGATATTTACTGCGAAAGTAAAACTGGTGATAAGTTTATTGTGGAAATGCAAAAAGCGAAAATCAAGCATTTCAAAGATCGAGCCTTATTCTATTCCACATTCCCAATTCGAGAACAGTCGGAAAAAGGAGATTGGAATTTTTATTTATTACCAATCTATTTTATTGCGATATTGGATTTTGAGTACGATGAACATACCACACCCAAGTTTAGGCGCGATGTATGTCTCAAAGACCAAGATGGAGATGTATTCTTTGATAAGTTAAATTTTAAGTTTTTACAAATGCCGCTATTCAATAAACAAGAGAATGAACTGGTAACTCACTTCGATAAATGGCTGTATTTTTTAAAAAACCTAGAAAGTTTTAATCACATACCCGCAATATTGAATGAACCAATCTTTCAAAAAGGATTTGAAATCGCCGAAATATCGCACTTAGATCTAGAGCAGTATGAACAATATAAAAAGAGTTTAGTCCAGTATTTAGAAGTGAAAAATGTATTTGATACAGCCTTTGAAGAAGGTGAAAAAGTTGGTATTGAGAAGGGTATTGAGAAAGGTATTGAGAAGGGTATTGAGAAAGTTGCCAAAGCATTGAAAGAGCAAAATGTAGCCATAGAAATCATTGCCGAATCAACTGGGTTATCTTACGAAGTTATTAGTAGGATATGA
- a CDS encoding cation diffusion facilitator family transporter, with protein MQNRSARYYAFLSIGAAILTIGLKLGAYFLTNSIGFLSDALESGVNLIAAIGAVWALTYAAKPPDEEHAFGHSKAEYFSSGFEGALILVAAVSIAIAAIPRLLHPQPLEQISFGLVLSLVASAINGGLALILLKAGKRLQSITLRADAHHLLTDVWTSVGVILGILLVSVTGWLILDPFIALLVAANIVWTGVKLIQESGSALLDASIPLMERQMIDEILSAYDRQKIQFHDIRTRIAGTKRFVYFHVLVSGSWTVQEGHDLCEEIESKIMATIPNIKVFTHLEPLEDPKSWTDQGL; from the coding sequence ATGCAAAATAGATCCGCTCGTTATTATGCTTTTCTGTCGATTGGAGCCGCCATCCTTACTATCGGCTTGAAATTAGGTGCTTATTTCTTAACTAATTCCATTGGATTTTTATCCGATGCCCTTGAATCGGGAGTCAATCTCATTGCCGCAATCGGTGCAGTGTGGGCTTTAACCTATGCCGCGAAACCTCCAGATGAAGAACATGCCTTCGGACATTCTAAAGCGGAATATTTCTCCAGTGGGTTTGAAGGTGCATTAATTTTAGTTGCGGCGGTTAGTATTGCGATCGCGGCAATCCCTAGACTCTTACATCCTCAACCCCTAGAACAGATTAGTTTCGGTTTAGTCTTGTCCCTAGTTGCGTCAGCGATCAACGGTGGACTTGCCCTGATCTTACTCAAAGCAGGGAAACGCCTCCAGTCGATTACGTTACGTGCCGATGCTCATCATTTACTTACCGATGTATGGACTTCTGTGGGGGTAATCCTCGGCATATTATTAGTGTCTGTAACAGGATGGTTGATTCTTGATCCCTTCATTGCGCTATTGGTCGCGGCAAATATTGTCTGGACTGGCGTAAAGCTAATACAGGAGAGCGGCTCGGCGCTGTTAGATGCTTCTATTCCATTAATGGAAAGGCAAATGATCGATGAGATTTTATCGGCTTACGATCGCCAAAAGATCCAATTTCACGATATTCGTACCAGAATTGCAGGCACAAAGAGATTTGTCTATTTTCATGTCTTAGTTTCTGGCTCATGGACTGTGCAGGAGGGACATGACTTATGCGAAGAAATTGAATCCAAAATTATGGCAACCATCCCCAATATTAAAGTGTTCACACATTTAGAGCCTTTAGAAGATCCTAAATCATGGACTGATCAGGGACTATAG
- a CDS encoding sigma 54-interacting transcriptional regulator: protein MFIKERSQVLQPYLITKAERGIIGKSRYATRLRHEIKQASEDREPVLILGEPGLDKDNIAALIHFNSTYRREAIAKVNCNLVQASGAELFGRTGGNAGLLTYLGTGTLVLNNIQELPEELIPKIVQLLETRTYSPVGSDEQEEPLICETRIIMVTEKSQPTCESHVKHSIKVPALRVRKADIKPHVEYYISLFCRDRGIPKPTITAEALRSLQSYDFPENLKELRFLVGRAIVQSLNAPFLTEAVFWSPQPKGKKFRFNLLNAYPSLRRFLRSEWFTDRINYGFTLTFFAIVVATLFLAPQTRDRNVALNLFWAWWWPLILIGFPFVGRLWCAICPFMIYGEVTQKISLWLFPRQLKHWNRDLSERWGGWFLFGLFVLIYLWEELWDLQNTAYLSAYLLLLITAGAMICSVIFERRYWCRYLCPIGGMNGLFAKLSMTELRAQQGTCSAECTTYQCYKGGAKKGEGLETNGCPLYSHPAQLQDNRDCVLCMTCLKACPHRSVEFNLRPPAIELWTTHVPRTYEVALLLLLLGGAFLHRLPEIQTAIAWQIDADAFLPHLGLSVLILLVVAAVPLVAYGIMRSLHFIMVNWKKSCQDNQLPYGLNTCKPKSFIQLAYGYLPLALGANLAHYLRLFLQEAGRVLPVTWATLGMDGSSLPILIAHPAVTAFLQGTVLIFSVVLTWVLTQKIARQSWRSLLPQHGSTLILAIALWVIIL, encoded by the coding sequence ATGTTTATAAAAGAGCGATCGCAGGTTTTACAACCCTACTTAATTACCAAAGCCGAGCGCGGAATCATTGGCAAGAGTCGTTATGCAACGCGACTACGCCATGAAATTAAACAGGCAAGTGAAGATCGAGAGCCAGTATTGATCCTTGGAGAACCGGGGCTGGATAAGGATAATATTGCGGCGTTGATTCATTTTAACTCGACCTATCGACGGGAAGCGATCGCCAAGGTCAATTGCAATTTAGTACAGGCAAGTGGAGCCGAGCTATTTGGTAGAACAGGGGGGAATGCTGGCTTATTGACCTATTTAGGAACAGGAACTCTCGTTCTAAACAATATTCAAGAACTACCAGAGGAACTGATTCCCAAGATTGTGCAGCTTTTAGAAACGCGCACCTATAGCCCCGTTGGCAGTGATGAACAGGAGGAGCCGTTAATCTGTGAAACGCGGATCATCATGGTGACAGAGAAATCTCAACCCACTTGCGAATCCCATGTGAAACATTCCATCAAAGTTCCTGCATTGAGAGTCCGTAAGGCTGACATTAAACCCCATGTGGAATATTACATTAGTTTATTCTGTCGCGATCGCGGTATTCCCAAACCGACGATCACTGCCGAAGCCCTCCGCAGTTTACAAAGCTATGACTTCCCAGAAAATTTAAAGGAACTCCGATTTTTAGTAGGACGGGCAATCGTGCAGTCCTTGAATGCACCATTTCTAACTGAGGCTGTGTTTTGGTCACCCCAACCCAAGGGAAAGAAATTTCGGTTTAATCTACTCAATGCCTATCCTAGTTTGCGCCGTTTCTTACGCAGTGAATGGTTCACCGATCGCATTAACTACGGATTTACACTCACATTTTTTGCGATCGTGGTCGCGACGCTATTTTTAGCACCCCAAACCCGCGATCGCAATGTTGCTCTTAACTTATTTTGGGCATGGTGGTGGCCATTGATTTTGATCGGATTTCCATTTGTGGGGCGACTGTGGTGCGCGATCTGTCCATTTATGATTTATGGCGAAGTTACGCAAAAAATATCACTGTGGCTCTTCCCCCGACAGCTAAAACATTGGAATCGGGATCTTTCCGAACGGTGGGGCGGTTGGTTTCTCTTTGGTCTATTTGTATTGATTTATCTCTGGGAAGAACTCTGGGATTTACAAAATACCGCTTATCTTTCAGCTTATTTACTACTGTTGATTACGGCAGGAGCAATGATTTGTTCGGTAATTTTTGAGCGGCGATATTGGTGTCGCTATCTCTGTCCAATTGGCGGCATGAATGGACTATTTGCGAAACTCTCCATGACTGAGTTACGCGCTCAGCAAGGGACTTGTTCCGCAGAATGCACTACCTATCAATGCTATAAGGGTGGCGCGAAAAAAGGCGAAGGTTTAGAAACAAATGGCTGTCCGCTTTATTCCCATCCTGCTCAACTGCAAGACAATCGGGACTGTGTGCTATGTATGACCTGTCTCAAGGCTTGCCCCCATCGTTCCGTAGAGTTTAATCTGCGTCCACCTGCGATCGAGTTATGGACAACCCATGTGCCGCGCACCTATGAAGTCGCTTTGCTATTGCTATTGTTGGGTGGTGCATTTCTCCATCGGTTGCCAGAGATTCAAACAGCGATCGCATGGCAAATTGATGCAGATGCATTCTTACCGCATTTAGGGCTATCGGTGCTGATTTTGCTGGTTGTCGCAGCAGTTCCCCTAGTTGCCTATGGCATTATGCGATCGCTCCATTTCATCATGGTTAACTGGAAGAAAAGTTGCCAAGACAATCAGCTACCCTATGGACTTAACACCTGTAAACCCAAGTCCTTTATCCAGCTTGCCTATGGATATTTACCCCTAGCTCTGGGCGCAAATCTTGCCCATTATTTACGTCTTTTCCTACAAGAAGCTGGTCGTGTCTTGCCTGTAACTTGGGCAACTTTGGGAATGGATGGCTCAAGTCTTCCTATTTTGATCGCCCATCCTGCGGTAACAGCATTTTTGCAAGGAACTGTGTTGATTTTTTCAGTGGTACTGACATGGGTTTTAACCCAAAAGATTGCGCGTCAGTCTTGGAGATCGCTCTTACCTCAACATGGGAGTACGCTGATTTTAGCGATCGCCTTGTGGGTAATTATCCTTTAA
- a CDS encoding ShlB/FhaC/HecB family hemolysin secretion/activation protein — MNIKIARSKIGTEKIQLFVLSISTILLIDCRLSVNANTISSELTPSLSSSTSSKKLASSPTTSPSQIAQTQTSQAQIAQAIPLKKIEVVGSTVFGADNLDPITKPLEGKEVTEEQLTAAANAITQLYVSNGYVTSQAIYKPQSVVDGVAKIQVSEGKVEKIEVVGVNTLNPDYVRSRAELGTGNPLNTNNLEDQLRLLRADPNFTSVDASLKAGSQSGLSILTIKVVEANQLAGSVSFDNFSPPAVGSERMGAGLSYRNLFGMGDVFTANYSRTTTGGSNQYDFGFSIPVNPMNGTVSLRFAPSNYRITQSPFDVFNIRGNNEVYSATYRQPLIRNPREEFALSLGYEYQRGQTFLFNDLAVPFGVGPEADGTSRTSVFKFGQDYISRDTEGVWSLRSQFSLGTGLFGATFVTSPSASFLSWLGQIQRVQVLGTDTILIGSLDTQLSADPLLPSQQFVIGGGQSLRGFRQNARSGDNGIRLSLESRFVVARDEEGRTIVQLAPFVDLGTVWNNSRNLNVLPNQNFLAGGGLGILVEPIKRLNLRLDYAIPFVNLSDRGSNLQESALYFSIGYLF; from the coding sequence ATGAATATAAAAATAGCGAGATCAAAGATTGGCACAGAGAAAATTCAGCTATTTGTATTAAGTATTTCTACAATTTTATTAATAGACTGTCGCTTATCGGTTAATGCTAATACCATCTCCTCAGAGTTAACACCTTCACTATCAAGTTCTACTTCCTCAAAAAAATTAGCTTCTTCTCCTACGACTTCTCCATCTCAAATTGCTCAAACGCAAACTTCTCAAGCCCAAATTGCTCAAGCAATTCCTCTCAAAAAAATTGAAGTTGTTGGCAGTACAGTTTTTGGTGCAGACAATCTCGATCCCATCACCAAACCTCTTGAAGGGAAAGAAGTCACTGAAGAGCAATTGACAGCCGCCGCCAATGCCATTACCCAGCTTTATGTCAGCAATGGCTATGTTACTTCTCAAGCCATATATAAGCCTCAAAGTGTCGTTGATGGTGTTGCCAAGATTCAGGTCTCAGAAGGAAAAGTCGAAAAAATCGAAGTTGTAGGTGTTAATACCCTTAATCCAGACTACGTGCGATCGCGAGCCGAGCTAGGAACTGGGAATCCTCTCAACACCAATAACCTCGAAGATCAACTGCGTCTCCTACGTGCCGATCCCAATTTTACAAGCGTAGATGCTAGTCTCAAGGCAGGTAGTCAATCTGGTTTAAGCATACTCACAATTAAAGTTGTGGAAGCAAATCAACTAGCAGGATCGGTTAGCTTTGACAACTTCTCTCCGCCTGCGGTTGGTTCCGAGCGCATGGGGGCAGGACTCAGTTACCGCAATCTCTTCGGCATGGGAGATGTATTTACTGCCAATTATTCCAGAACCACAACGGGCGGCTCTAATCAATATGATTTTGGTTTTAGCATTCCCGTCAATCCGATGAATGGAACCGTCTCCCTTCGATTTGCACCTAGCAACTATCGCATTACCCAGTCCCCATTTGATGTCTTCAATATTCGTGGCAACAACGAAGTTTACTCCGCTACATATCGTCAGCCTTTAATTCGCAATCCCCGTGAAGAATTTGCACTGTCTCTAGGCTATGAATATCAAAGAGGTCAGACATTTCTATTCAACGATCTTGCCGTACCATTTGGGGTTGGACCTGAAGCCGATGGCACTAGCCGCACCAGCGTCTTTAAATTTGGGCAAGACTATATTAGTCGTGATACCGAAGGAGTCTGGTCTTTGCGATCGCAGTTTAGTCTTGGTACAGGGCTATTTGGCGCAACTTTCGTTACTTCTCCTAGTGCATCATTCCTGAGTTGGTTAGGACAGATTCAACGAGTTCAGGTTCTTGGCACTGATACTATTTTGATTGGTTCTTTAGATACGCAACTCTCAGCCGATCCTCTTCTACCATCACAGCAGTTTGTGATTGGTGGTGGGCAATCCTTGCGAGGCTTCCGTCAAAATGCTCGATCGGGTGATAATGGGATTCGTCTTTCTTTGGAGAGCCGATTTGTGGTGGCACGAGATGAGGAAGGAAGAACCATCGTTCAGTTAGCTCCTTTTGTCGATCTTGGCACAGTTTGGAACAACTCCCGAAACCTCAATGTTCTCCCCAATCAAAACTTTTTAGCAGGTGGTGGACTGGGCATATTAGTAGAACCGATTAAACGTCTTAACTTACGTCTAGATTATGCAATTCCATTTGTGAACCTTAGCGATCGCGGCTCTAATTTGCAAGAATCAGCTCTTTATTTCAGTATCGGTTACCTATTTTAG
- the ypfJ gene encoding KPN_02809 family neutral zinc metallopeptidase — MKWDEMRESDNVEDVRDGSSSSSSSPLGMLGGLGGLGFGGIAIALVAGLVFKVNPAQLLGFLSNTQQPAPQALVKQPTKDRDSAFVKSILGDTEDTWGRIFKQQLKTNYQAPKLVLFAGSVKSACGSAQTSAGPFYCPADKKVYLDMGFFKYLEATAGSDADFARAYAIAHEVGHHIQNLRGISSNVRQLKASSNKVKANELSVRQELQADCLAGVWGHFTAQRGLISDQDITKALNTATQIGDDYLQKQSKSGHVVPESFTHGTSQQRVTWFKRGLDTGDINQCDTFAANKL; from the coding sequence ATGAAATGGGATGAAATGCGGGAGAGCGACAACGTAGAAGATGTGCGTGACGGCTCATCTAGCTCAAGCTCATCACCATTAGGAATGCTCGGCGGACTAGGTGGACTAGGCTTTGGTGGTATTGCGATCGCCTTGGTTGCTGGTCTAGTTTTTAAAGTTAATCCTGCTCAGCTTTTAGGCTTTTTATCTAATACACAGCAACCTGCGCCACAGGCTCTAGTCAAACAACCTACCAAAGATCGCGATTCGGCTTTTGTCAAATCAATTCTCGGTGATACCGAAGATACTTGGGGAAGAATTTTCAAACAACAACTAAAAACTAACTATCAAGCCCCTAAATTAGTCCTATTTGCAGGTTCAGTTAAATCGGCATGTGGCTCCGCCCAAACTTCGGCGGGTCCCTTTTACTGCCCTGCGGACAAGAAAGTATACCTAGATATGGGTTTCTTTAAATATCTAGAAGCTACGGCTGGCAGTGATGCAGACTTTGCGCGAGCCTATGCGATCGCCCATGAAGTCGGTCATCATATCCAAAATTTACGCGGCATATCTAGTAATGTCAGACAGCTCAAGGCAAGTTCCAACAAGGTCAAAGCTAACGAACTCTCAGTACGGCAGGAATTACAAGCGGATTGCCTTGCGGGTGTGTGGGGACATTTCACGGCTCAGCGTGGCTTGATTTCCGATCAAGATATTACTAAGGCTCTCAATACAGCTACGCAAATTGGTGATGACTACTTACAAAAACAGTCAAAGAGTGGACATGTGGTTCCTGAATCCTTTACCCATGGCACATCTCAACAAAGGGTCACTTGGTTTAAGCGAGGTCTGGATACGGGAGATATTAATCAGTGCGATACATTTGCCGCCAATAAATTGTAA
- a CDS encoding ABC transporter permease codes for MQKLKPIAKSPAKPLARQRIQVAKVPFAEILTMAAESLWNNRLRTALTMLGVIIGIAAVIAITSIGQGIQKSTENQLQALGTNSINVLTGSARTGGINQGGGSASTLTLEDAQAVAKAPAIKLMSAYLQRNRQVSYGNQNTSTTVIGTDVNYSPIRNTFPSEGRYFEQEDIDNAKSLVVLGSKVKSDLFGRANAIGERIRIQGEQYQVIGVMESKGASGGFDQDDRVYIPLKNMSARQVGNNSLQGISVSGFWVQALDESEIEAAQFQLTNLLRLRHKIYPPQPDDFRIVNQTDIVSAFTNIVGLLTLMVGAIAAISLIVGGIGIANIMLVSVVERTREIGVRKALGATRAAILNQFLTEAILVSGLGGIVGIGLGVAIAYGSATIFQFPFLISIWAVLAGFGLSMIVGLVAGVIPARSAAKLDPIQALRSD; via the coding sequence ATGCAAAAGTTAAAGCCGATCGCCAAATCTCCAGCAAAACCATTGGCAAGGCAACGTATTCAGGTTGCGAAAGTTCCTTTTGCAGAGATTCTGACTATGGCAGCAGAATCTCTGTGGAATAATCGTCTTCGCACAGCCCTGACGATGCTAGGCGTAATCATTGGCATTGCGGCGGTAATTGCGATTACATCGATCGGACAAGGCATTCAGAAGTCAACCGAAAATCAGTTACAGGCGCTTGGCACAAATTCGATTAACGTCCTCACAGGTTCAGCAAGGACAGGTGGTATTAATCAGGGTGGTGGTTCTGCTTCCACTTTAACTTTAGAAGATGCTCAAGCTGTGGCTAAAGCTCCTGCGATCAAGTTGATGTCCGCTTATTTACAGCGCAATAGACAGGTTTCCTACGGTAATCAAAATACTTCCACAACAGTGATTGGTACGGATGTTAATTATTCACCGATTCGGAATACTTTCCCATCTGAGGGCAGATATTTTGAACAAGAAGATATTGATAATGCCAAATCCCTAGTAGTACTTGGCTCGAAGGTGAAATCTGATTTGTTTGGTCGGGCAAATGCGATCGGTGAGAGAATTCGCATTCAGGGAGAGCAGTACCAAGTAATTGGCGTAATGGAATCTAAAGGAGCTTCAGGTGGTTTCGATCAGGACGATCGCGTATATATTCCTTTAAAAAATATGTCAGCGCGACAGGTGGGGAATAACTCCTTGCAAGGCATCTCCGTGAGTGGTTTTTGGGTACAGGCTCTAGACGAATCAGAAATTGAGGCGGCTCAATTCCAATTAACCAATCTCTTACGTCTGCGGCATAAAATTTATCCGCCTCAGCCCGATGACTTTCGGATTGTCAACCAAACGGATATTGTCAGTGCTTTTACAAATATTGTCGGATTGCTAACCCTGATGGTCGGCGCGATCGCTGCCATATCCCTGATCGTTGGTGGTATTGGTATTGCTAATATCATGCTAGTTTCCGTGGTCGAGCGTACCCGTGAAATCGGTGTCCGCAAAGCTTTAGGAGCAACGAGAGCCGCGATTCTTAATCAGTTTCTCACTGAGGCGATTTTAGTTTCAGGGCTGGGTGGCATAGTTGGGATTGGGTTAGGAGTAGCGATCGCCTATGGTTCAGCCACAATTTTTCAGTTCCCATTTCTGATCTCAATTTGGGCAGTTTTAGCAGGTTTTGGCTTATCGATGATTGTCGGACTAGTGGCAGGCGTAATTCCCGCCCGCAGTGCCGCCAAACTCGATCCTATTCAAGCGCTTAGAAGTGACTAA
- a CDS encoding efflux RND transporter periplasmic adaptor subunit has translation MQTENQLEPKEDNLPEELSDFPDELAPPKKSFLGRWKWRIAIVLILALVGGGGYYAYTQMIAPANTQGSRKRDRVISIKRTDLPIIVTANGTIQPEKSINVSPKSSGRLKSLLVKEGQSVTAGQILAYMDESNTLGQITQADGQLAAAQASLDLLLAGNRSQDIAQAQANLANAQATLEQSEIVYRQNQQLYKEGAIASRDLDASRTTMEANRAKVTQAREALSLQQAGSRPEDIDRAQAQVVAAAGTLQTVQSQLEDTIIRAPFDGVVVRKYADPGAFVTPTTSGSAVSSATASSILALASNNQVVANVAEANIAQIAVGQEVSFQVDAYPNKKFSGRVVSISPQAIVNQNVTSFEVKAEITSKDKEMLRSGMNASLEFRAGQLKDVLVVPTVAIVRQQGSTGVYVKTEQNTTPVFTQIETGVTVDDKTEVKSGLNGDEKIFVSFPEGSRPKTEPRGVPGLTPSTPQRQRG, from the coding sequence ATGCAAACCGAGAACCAGCTAGAACCGAAGGAAGATAATCTCCCCGAAGAACTATCCGATTTTCCCGACGAGCTTGCTCCGCCCAAAAAATCGTTTCTAGGACGCTGGAAATGGCGGATTGCTATTGTCTTAATCCTTGCGTTAGTTGGTGGTGGTGGTTACTATGCCTACACTCAAATGATTGCCCCTGCCAATACTCAAGGCAGCCGTAAACGCGATCGCGTAATTTCGATAAAGCGGACTGATTTACCCATCATCGTTACCGCAAATGGCACGATCCAGCCCGAAAAATCCATCAACGTCAGTCCTAAAAGTTCAGGTAGGCTCAAGAGTTTATTGGTCAAAGAAGGACAATCTGTGACCGCAGGACAGATCCTCGCCTATATGGATGAGTCCAATACCTTAGGACAAATTACTCAAGCCGATGGTCAGTTGGCGGCAGCGCAGGCAAGTCTTGACCTCCTCCTCGCAGGCAATCGTTCTCAAGATATTGCCCAAGCCCAAGCAAATTTAGCCAATGCCCAAGCTACCCTCGAACAGTCAGAAATCGTTTATCGTCAAAATCAACAGCTATATAAGGAAGGGGCGATCGCATCTAGGGATCTGGATGCTTCAAGGACAACAATGGAAGCAAATCGCGCTAAAGTCACCCAAGCGAGAGAAGCTCTATCGTTGCAACAAGCAGGTTCGCGACCTGAAGATATTGATCGTGCTCAGGCTCAAGTTGTGGCGGCGGCAGGTACTCTGCAAACTGTGCAATCACAATTGGAAGATACAATTATTCGCGCTCCCTTTGATGGTGTAGTAGTCAGAAAGTATGCTGATCCGGGGGCATTTGTAACTCCTACAACTTCAGGCAGTGCCGTAAGTTCCGCAACTGCTTCTTCGATTCTTGCCCTTGCGAGCAATAACCAAGTCGTTGCCAATGTCGCCGAAGCTAATATTGCTCAAATTGCTGTCGGTCAAGAGGTATCCTTTCAAGTTGATGCCTATCCCAATAAGAAATTTAGCGGGCGGGTCGTATCGATTTCACCACAGGCGATCGTTAATCAAAATGTCACCAGTTTTGAGGTGAAGGCAGAAATCACTTCTAAGGATAAGGAAATGTTGCGATCGGGCATGAATGCTAGCTTAGAATTTCGGGCAGGACAGCTAAAGGATGTTTTGGTCGTACCCACCGTTGCGATCGTGCGGCAGCAGGGCAGTACAGGGGTCTATGTGAAGACAGAACAGAATACAACTCCTGTATTTACACAAATTGAAACAGGTGTCACCGTCGATGACAAAACCGAAGTGAAGTCGGGCTTGAATGGTGATGAGAAAATCTTTGTTTCCTTCCCTGAAGGTTCCCGTCCCAAAACCGAGCCTAGAGGTGTTCCGGGGTTAACGCCTTCTACGCCGCAGAGACAAAGGGGTTAA